In Flavobacterium sp. CBA20B-1, one DNA window encodes the following:
- the cmk gene encoding (d)CMP kinase gives MKKITIAIDGHSSTGKSTLAKQLAKELNYIYVDTGAMYRAVTLYAMQQGFISHDYFNEKELVANLQHIYLSFKFNEDLGFAEMFLNDENVEKAIRSIEVSGFVSKIAAVSEVRSKLVQQQKRYGIDKGVVMDGRDIGTVVFPDAELKIFMTASAEIRAKRRYLELLPSNPSVSFDEVLKNVTNRDAVDSTRKDSPLIIAPNAIVIDNSNLTKEEQFSKILDLAKQAINA, from the coding sequence TTGAAAAAAATCACCATAGCCATCGACGGGCATTCATCAACAGGTAAAAGCACCTTGGCAAAACAATTGGCAAAGGAATTGAATTACATTTATGTAGATACCGGAGCCATGTATCGAGCCGTGACTTTGTATGCCATGCAACAAGGTTTTATCTCACATGATTATTTTAATGAAAAAGAACTAGTTGCAAATTTGCAGCATATCTATCTTTCTTTTAAGTTTAATGAGGATTTAGGATTTGCAGAAATGTTTTTGAACGATGAAAACGTGGAAAAAGCCATTCGTTCGATCGAAGTATCTGGTTTTGTGAGTAAAATTGCGGCTGTTTCTGAAGTGCGGTCTAAATTGGTGCAACAGCAAAAAAGATATGGAATAGACAAAGGTGTGGTGATGGACGGACGCGATATAGGAACAGTAGTTTTTCCCGATGCCGAATTAAAAATTTTTATGACCGCTTCTGCTGAAATCCGAGCAAAGCGCAGGTATTTAGAATTGCTTCCATCAAACCCATCTGTATCGTTTGATGAGGTATTGAAAAATGTTACCAACCGCGACGCAGTTGATTCTACCCGTAAAGATTCTCCACTAATTATTGCACCCAATGCAATAGTAATTGATAATTCTAACCTTACAAAAGAAGAACAATTTTCTAAAATTTTAGATTTGGCAAAGCAAGCAATAAATGCCTGA